The DNA segment CAACCTGAATACTGCCGACCTCAAAGCCGCGCACATAGATATGGTTGGCGTCGCTGCCAGCCGGCCCCATGCTGTCGACGACCACACCGGGCGTCTGCTCCAGTACCTGAGTAACATCGGTCAGGTTCTGGTCGTCAATCTGCTGGCGGGTGACCACACTCACCGACTGCGGTGTCTCGCGTGCCGACAGGCGCAGCCCGGTCGCGGTATTGGCAGAACCTGTGGTGTAACTGCCAGTGCCTTCAGTGGTGGCCCCTAACTGCACGCTCGATACAGTGGTCGCGCCCAGCTCCAGGTGCGGGTTGGGCCAACAGGTAACGCTTGTCTGCGGCGCGCTGCATCTGCAGCCCACTGCCCTGCAGCAGGCGCGCCAACCCTTGCTCGGGCTCGTAACTGCCCTGCAACCCCTGACTGCGCAGGCCGGCGGTTTGTTCGTTGCTGAAGCTGACCGTCACCCCGCTGACGGTGGCGAACTGGTTGATGGCAGCGGCCAGCGAACCCGCCGGGATGCTGTAGGCGACCGGGTCTGCCCAGGCATTGACCCCCACCAGCATCGCACCTGAAAGGCCCGCTGCCAGGGTGGCCTGACGAACACTGATGGCGAGGGGAGAAAAACAAGCGGACATCCATTGACTCCTGTTCCGTGGACGTTCGATTACCAATGCGAAACGCATCGATAACGAGAATCCTTCGCATGAAAGGGGCGCAATGTTCTGTAATGTTTTGCTGGTTTGTCAACTGGCGATCAGGATTTTGCCACTTGGCAATATGCCACCACGAAGTGTCTGGTTCGGGGTTATCGCAGACTCCGGCGACCGTTACTGCTGACCTATGCGGTCCAGCTCGTGCTTGAGCTTCTCCGCTGTGAGGGCCGAATGATCCAGGCGCAAGAATGCTTCTAAACGCTTTTTGATCTGGTCGACTGTCGCGTCAAATGCGGCCTGAACATCGCTGTCTGATCCTTGCACGGTAGAAGGATCGGCAAGGCCCCAGTGGCTTTTGACAGCGGCTGCGAAATAGACCGGGCATGGTTCGCCTGCGGCCTGGTCACACACGGTGATCACCACATCCGGTGGTGAATCCGAAAAAACCTCTGAGCCTTTGCTGTAAAGACCGGTGGTGTCGATACCCAGCGCCTGTAGCGTGCTGACGGCGCGAGGATTGAGCTGGCCGCTTGGCAAGCTGCCTGAACTGACCGCAGTCAATCCACTCGGAGCCAGGTGGTTGAACAGCCCTTGCGACAGAACACTGCGGCAACTGTTGGCCGTGCACATAAACAACACTTTCATGGCTTTCTCCTAGGGGATGCTCAGCCGCAACGCCAGTGCCGCGAGCGTTACCAGCAAGATAGGGAGGGTGAGGATGCTGCCAACTTTGAAGTAGTAGCTCCAGCTGATACGGATGTTCTTTTGCGCCAGGACATGAAGCCACAGCAGTGTGGCCAAGCTGCCGATGGGGGTGATCTTCGGACCCAGATCGCAACCGATGACGTTGGCGTAGATCATGGCCTCACGCACCAGCCCCGTAGCGTTGCTGCCCTGGATGGACAGAGCGCCGATGAGCACACTCGGCATGTTGTTCATGATCGACGACAGCAGCGCAGCGGTAATGCCCGTGCCCAAGGTGGCCGCCCACAGTCCATGCCCGGCGAACGTATCAAGCAACCCGGTGAGGGCGTCAGTGAGTCCTGCATTGCGCAGGCCATAGACCACCAGGTACATGCCCAGTGAAAACACCACGATCTGCCAGGGCGCGTGCCTGATGACTTTTTTTGTCGAGATGATGTGGCCTCTTGCAGCGATAGCCAGCAGGATTACCGCACACCCTGCAGCGACGGCGCTGATGGGGATGCCTGATGGCTCCAGGGCGAACAGCCCGAGCAACAGCAGGCCAAGCACCCACCAGCCAGCAATGAAGGTCGCCCGGTCACGAATAACCGCCTCTGGTGCCTCAAGCTGACCCACGTCGTAGCGGGCGGGGATGTCCTTGCGATAGAACATCCAGAGCATCACCAGCGTCGCCGCCACCGCCACTAGATTCACCGGCCACATGACTGACGCGTACTCTGCGAAACCCACGCCAAAGAAGTCGGACGAAACGATGTTGACCAGATTGGACACCACCATGGGCAGACTGGCGGTATCGGCGATAAAGCCTGCGGCCATCACAAACGCGAGGGTCGATGCAGGACTAAAACGCAGCGCCGTCAGCATCGCTATAACGATGGGGGTGAGGATCAGTGCGGCGCCATCGTTGGCAAACAATGCCGAGACGCTTGCCCCGAGCAGGATCATCAGCGCAAACAGACGCCCGCCTCTGCCGCCCCCCCAGCGGGCGACGTGAAGCGCTGCCCATTTGAAAAAGCCTGCCTCATCAAGCAGCAGACTGATGATGATCACGGCAATGAAGGTCGCGGTGGCGTTCCAGACGATGTGCCATACAACCGGCACATCCTCCCAACTGACCACACCCGTCAGCAATGCCAGACAGGCACCCGCTGCTGCGCTCCAGCCGACGCCCAAGCCCCTTGGTTGCCAGATAACGAGCACCAGCGTAACCACAAAAATCGACGCAGCGATAAACATGGGGATGTTCCAGATCAAGAGGTCAGCAGCAGGAGGTTTGGCGTACGGGCCTGTCGTGCATCGAAGCCAGCCGTCCTTGCTGGTCTTTGACCCAGCGCTGGTGGGCGTGCGTTGTGACCTTCAGAACATCCAGCGCCCACTGTTCAAGCTCGGGGTGCAGCCGGTAGTAAACCCACTGACCCTGCCTGCGGTCTGCGAGCAAGCCACAGGCACGAAGTTGGGCCAGGTGCCTGGATACCTTCGGCTGATTGTCATCCAGCGCCCAGATCAGCTCGCACACGCACAGCTCACCCTCAGCGCAAAGCATCAGCATGATCCGCGCGCGGGTTTCATCCCCCAGGCATTTGAAGAACGTGTGTGGTGCAAGAATCATCGGCGAGCAGCCTGCATATGCGGATAAACGAATATGCGGA comes from the Pseudomonas sp. StFLB209 genome and includes:
- a CDS encoding arsenate reductase ArsC; the encoded protein is MKVLFMCTANSCRSVLSQGLFNHLAPSGLTAVSSGSLPSGQLNPRAVSTLQALGIDTTGLYSKGSEVFSDSPPDVVITVCDQAAGEPCPVYFAAAVKSHWGLADPSTVQGSDSDVQAAFDATVDQIKKRLEAFLRLDHSALTAEKLKHELDRIGQQ
- a CDS encoding arsenic transporter — protein: MFIAASIFVVTLVLVIWQPRGLGVGWSAAAGACLALLTGVVSWEDVPVVWHIVWNATATFIAVIIISLLLDEAGFFKWAALHVARWGGGRGGRLFALMILLGASVSALFANDGAALILTPIVIAMLTALRFSPASTLAFVMAAGFIADTASLPMVVSNLVNIVSSDFFGVGFAEYASVMWPVNLVAVAATLVMLWMFYRKDIPARYDVGQLEAPEAVIRDRATFIAGWWVLGLLLLGLFALEPSGIPISAVAAGCAVILLAIAARGHIISTKKVIRHAPWQIVVFSLGMYLVVYGLRNAGLTDALTGLLDTFAGHGLWAATLGTGITAALLSSIMNNMPSVLIGALSIQGSNATGLVREAMIYANVIGCDLGPKITPIGSLATLLWLHVLAQKNIRISWSYYFKVGSILTLPILLVTLAALALRLSIP
- a CDS encoding metalloregulator ArsR/SmtB family transcription factor, which codes for MILAPHTFFKCLGDETRARIMLMLCAEGELCVCELIWALDDNQPKVSRHLAQLRACGLLADRRQGQWVYYRLHPELEQWALDVLKVTTHAHQRWVKDQQGRLASMHDRPVRQTSCC